In a genomic window of Flavobacterium sp. KACC 22761:
- a CDS encoding TonB-dependent receptor, which translates to MKSKIIYFLFFFFPVLLMTAQENGVKGTVFSADDGMPLPGATVLISGTNTSTVTDFDGNFSFGNINSDAILVVSFIGYAPQSIPVKGQKMINVTLKVDNNQLNEVVVTGYSKQKKTDITGAVAVVNMKEVMKQPEPNPIKALQGRIAGVKVSSDGSPSGGNTKVVIRGVGTLNNTDPLYVIDGMPTKSGMHELNPNDIETIQVLKDASSASIYGSRASNGVIIITTKKGKEGKMRINFSTYASFSDYSRKLDVLNANQFGQALWQANINDGLNPNNNNLRYQFDWSVNNNKPQLNKVLVPEYLDAQQTIKASNTDWYDAISQTGVANSYDLSVSNASDKGNYVFSLGYYGNEGVVKTTDFERISARMNSSYKYFDGKLVIGENFSLNRTNEVTDPGVLDPALRALPIIPVHTVDGIGWGGPVGGMNDRQNPVRLLEYNKDNKYDYLRLFGNAYADLEIIKNLHIKTSFGMDYGFYKKRTLQRSYKSGYLQNDQTSVTIDQSISDKWTWTNTAIYSLNFGKSNLNLMAGTEMYKDTYDTNTLRKNDFLIETPDYMYPDAGTGESFTSGTSTVYSLLSYFGKADYEFDNRYLVSATIRRDGSSRFGKNNQFGTFPAVSAGWRISNENFIKNSAPVFSDLKLRAGWGQTGNQEISNTAVYSLYLASYAGGSPTWATSFGTAYDIAGNGNGLLPSGFIATQSGNDDLKWETTTQTNIGLDFGLFKQKLSGSVDYYIKKTDDILVLPPYLGVIGEGGNRWVNGASMENKGWEFSLGYHDETSFGLKYDISGNISANKNKITQLPDEVKNNYGGDGLNDNILGRPINSMYGYVTDGLFTSQDQVDNSAIQEGKGLGRIRYKDLNGDGTITDKDRTWIGNPNPGLLYGINLNLSYKNFDFTTFWEGASDVDVINNTKYQTDFWSVDDVGSNKGTRLLNAWSLDNTNSTIPALTTVDRNAESRFSTYYVENGNYLKLRVLQFGYSFPKELLKKLNMESFRLYISGQNLLIIDAKSFTGVDPENAGFGYPQPTTFTAGLNFTL; encoded by the coding sequence ATGAAAAGTAAAATTATTTATTTTCTATTTTTCTTCTTTCCGGTGCTACTTATGACGGCTCAGGAAAATGGAGTAAAGGGAACGGTATTTTCTGCAGATGACGGAATGCCGCTTCCAGGAGCAACCGTACTTATTTCAGGTACAAATACCAGTACCGTAACAGATTTTGATGGCAATTTTTCGTTCGGCAATATAAATTCAGATGCTATTCTTGTAGTTTCCTTTATAGGATATGCTCCACAATCTATTCCTGTTAAAGGTCAAAAAATGATCAATGTAACTTTAAAAGTAGATAACAACCAGCTAAATGAAGTTGTCGTAACAGGATATTCTAAACAAAAGAAAACAGATATCACAGGTGCAGTTGCCGTTGTAAACATGAAGGAAGTCATGAAGCAACCGGAGCCAAACCCAATTAAAGCTTTGCAGGGAAGAATTGCCGGAGTAAAAGTATCTTCAGATGGTTCGCCGAGCGGAGGAAATACAAAAGTGGTCATTCGTGGTGTTGGAACTTTGAACAACACAGATCCGCTTTACGTTATTGACGGAATGCCGACAAAATCTGGAATGCATGAATTAAATCCTAATGATATTGAAACGATTCAGGTTCTGAAAGATGCTTCTTCAGCGAGTATTTATGGTTCCCGAGCTTCAAACGGAGTAATCATCATTACAACCAAAAAAGGTAAAGAAGGTAAAATGAGAATCAATTTCAGTACCTATGCTTCCTTTTCTGATTATTCAAGAAAGTTAGATGTTCTAAACGCTAACCAGTTTGGGCAGGCACTTTGGCAGGCGAATATTAACGACGGTTTAAATCCCAATAATAACAATTTACGTTATCAGTTTGATTGGTCGGTAAACAATAATAAACCGCAATTGAATAAAGTTTTGGTTCCGGAATATTTAGATGCACAACAAACCATAAAAGCTTCAAATACAGATTGGTATGACGCAATTTCTCAAACCGGAGTTGCTAATTCTTATGATTTGTCGGTTTCGAATGCTTCAGACAAAGGAAATTATGTTTTCTCTCTGGGTTATTATGGAAATGAAGGTGTTGTAAAAACAACAGATTTTGAAAGAATTTCTGCGAGAATGAACAGTTCATATAAATACTTTGATGGCAAATTAGTTATTGGAGAAAACTTCAGTTTAAACCGTACGAACGAAGTTACAGATCCGGGCGTTTTAGATCCTGCACTTAGAGCTCTACCAATTATTCCGGTGCACACTGTAGACGGAATAGGCTGGGGAGGACCGGTTGGAGGAATGAACGACAGACAAAATCCGGTTAGACTTTTAGAATATAATAAAGACAATAAGTATGATTATTTGCGCCTATTTGGTAACGCTTACGCAGATTTGGAAATCATTAAAAACCTGCACATCAAAACCAGTTTCGGAATGGATTATGGTTTTTATAAGAAGCGTACTTTGCAAAGAAGCTACAAATCAGGTTATCTGCAAAACGATCAAACGTCTGTTACAATCGACCAATCGATCAGCGACAAATGGACTTGGACGAATACAGCAATTTATAGCTTAAACTTTGGAAAAAGCAATCTGAATTTGATGGCGGGAACGGAGATGTACAAAGACACTTATGATACAAATACATTACGTAAAAATGACTTTTTGATCGAAACGCCAGATTATATGTATCCTGATGCAGGAACAGGAGAATCGTTTACTAGCGGAACTTCTACTGTGTATTCTTTACTTTCTTATTTTGGAAAAGCAGATTACGAGTTTGACAATCGTTATTTGGTTTCGGCTACAATTCGTCGTGATGGTTCTTCTCGTTTTGGAAAAAACAATCAATTCGGGACATTTCCGGCAGTATCAGCGGGATGGAGAATCAGCAATGAAAATTTCATTAAAAATAGTGCTCCTGTTTTTTCTGACTTAAAATTAAGAGCAGGCTGGGGACAAACCGGTAATCAGGAAATCAGTAATACGGCTGTTTACTCACTTTATTTAGCAAGTTATGCTGGTGGAAGTCCAACTTGGGCAACCTCGTTTGGAACAGCTTACGATATTGCAGGAAACGGAAACGGATTGCTTCCTTCTGGTTTTATTGCAACGCAATCCGGAAATGATGATTTGAAATGGGAAACTACTACGCAGACCAACATTGGTTTGGACTTTGGTTTATTCAAACAAAAATTAAGCGGATCTGTTGATTATTATATTAAGAAAACAGATGATATTCTAGTATTGCCACCTTATTTAGGCGTTATTGGTGAAGGTGGAAACCGCTGGGTAAACGGAGCCTCTATGGAAAATAAAGGTTGGGAGTTTTCTTTGGGCTATCATGACGAAACCTCATTTGGACTGAAATATGATATTTCCGGAAACATTTCGGCAAACAAAAATAAGATTACACAACTGCCGGATGAAGTAAAAAACAATTATGGTGGCGACGGACTGAATGATAATATTTTAGGGCGTCCAATAAATTCGATGTACGGTTATGTTACTGACGGATTGTTTACAAGTCAGGATCAGGTGGATAACTCGGCAATTCAGGAAGGAAAAGGCCTTGGAAGAATTCGTTACAAAGACTTAAATGGCGACGGAACAATTACAGATAAAGACCGTACCTGGATCGGAAATCCAAATCCGGGATTGTTGTACGGAATTAATTTAAACTTGTCTTATAAAAACTTTGATTTCACCACTTTCTGGGAAGGTGCAAGCGACGTGGATGTTATCAATAATACTAAATATCAGACTGATTTCTGGAGCGTAGATGATGTGGGATCAAACAAAGGAACTCGTTTGCTGAATGCATGGTCTTTAGACAATACAAATTCTACAATTCCAGCTCTGACAACAGTTGACAGAAATGCAGAGTCTAGATTTTCAACTTATTACGTAGAAAATGGAAATTATCTTAAACTTAGAGTTTTGCAGTTTGGATATAGTTTTCCTAAAGAATTACTGAAGAAATTGAATATGGAAAGTTTTAGACTTTACATCAGCGGACAGAATTTGTTGATTATTGATGCTAAAAGCTTCACAGGAGTTGATCCGGAAAATGCTGGTTTTGGATATCCTCAGCCGACAACTTTTACTGCTGGTCTTAATTTTACTTTATAA
- a CDS encoding glycoside hydrolase family 32 protein → MRSKKHLPLAFYSAILLSVGGLKPYSAVAQTTAVSVSASSEEQMYRPNFHFTPKKGWMNDPNGMFYADGKYHLFYQHFPDGNKWGPMHWGHAVSKDLIKWEELPIAIYPDNNKYIFSGSAVVDSNNTSGLGTGKTAPIVAIYTLHNMTKEKENKIDVEQQDIAFSNDNGFTWQKFEEGNPVIKNPGIRDFRDPKVTWDETNKQWIMVLAAQDRSQFYKSKDLKNWEYLSDFGKNIGAHGGVWECPDFFEIKVQGSNETKWVLIQSLNPGGVNGGSGTQYFIGDFDGTTFTLDPNFAKRIEQEKAVWIDYGKDNYAGVTWNNVPSADGRRLFIGWMSNWEYAQDVPTFAWRSSTTIAREIQLIKKGNAYSLISNPVKEINKYVSKSIKKKNLKGKGNLSISGSGKIDLTKAIIDFKLKNIKQDTYTFTLSNEKGESLTFGINNSDHYLFVDRSKSGKNDFSEKFAATITKAALNGNQKEGVFKIILDKTSIEIFYNNGEKVITEIFFTNQPFTSLSVSSKEEIELNNLVINQLNIN, encoded by the coding sequence ATGAGATCAAAGAAACATCTACCGCTGGCATTTTATAGTGCGATACTCCTCTCAGTAGGGGGACTTAAACCGTATTCGGCTGTGGCGCAAACAACTGCTGTTTCAGTATCAGCATCTTCAGAGGAGCAAATGTACCGTCCTAATTTTCATTTTACACCAAAAAAAGGCTGGATGAACGATCCTAACGGAATGTTCTATGCAGATGGAAAATATCATTTATTCTACCAGCACTTTCCTGATGGAAATAAATGGGGACCGATGCATTGGGGACATGCCGTTAGTAAAGATCTCATTAAATGGGAAGAGTTGCCTATCGCGATTTACCCAGATAACAATAAATATATTTTTTCAGGAAGTGCTGTTGTAGATTCAAACAATACTTCTGGTTTAGGAACGGGAAAAACGGCTCCAATTGTAGCAATTTATACGCTGCATAATATGACAAAAGAAAAAGAAAATAAAATTGATGTCGAGCAGCAGGATATTGCTTTCTCGAATGACAATGGTTTTACATGGCAGAAATTTGAGGAAGGAAATCCTGTCATAAAAAACCCTGGAATTCGAGATTTTCGTGACCCGAAAGTAACTTGGGATGAAACGAATAAGCAATGGATTATGGTTTTAGCAGCACAGGACCGTTCTCAATTTTATAAATCCAAAGACTTAAAAAACTGGGAATATTTATCAGATTTCGGAAAAAATATTGGGGCACATGGAGGTGTTTGGGAATGTCCAGATTTTTTTGAAATAAAAGTACAAGGGTCAAATGAAACCAAATGGGTTTTAATTCAGAGCTTAAATCCAGGAGGTGTAAATGGAGGTTCCGGAACGCAATATTTTATTGGAGATTTTGATGGAACTACTTTTACATTAGACCCAAATTTTGCCAAAAGAATAGAACAGGAAAAAGCCGTTTGGATTGATTACGGAAAAGACAATTATGCTGGTGTAACCTGGAATAATGTTCCAAGTGCTGACGGACGTCGATTATTTATCGGGTGGATGTCTAATTGGGAGTACGCGCAAGATGTTCCAACATTTGCATGGAGAAGCAGCACTACAATTGCCCGCGAAATTCAGTTGATAAAAAAAGGAAATGCTTATAGTCTAATCAGTAATCCGGTAAAAGAAATCAATAAATATGTTTCTAAATCTATAAAAAAGAAAAACCTAAAAGGAAAAGGCAATCTTTCGATTTCCGGATCAGGGAAAATTGATTTAACTAAAGCAATTATTGATTTTAAGCTGAAAAACATAAAACAAGACACGTACACTTTTACGCTTTCAAATGAAAAAGGTGAGTCTTTGACTTTCGGAATCAATAATTCAGATCATTATTTATTTGTAGATCGTTCGAAGTCTGGAAAAAATGATTTCTCTGAAAAGTTTGCAGCAACGATCACAAAAGCAGCTTTAAACGGGAATCAAAAAGAAGGTGTTTTTAAAATTATTTTAGATAAAACCTCTATTGAAATATTTTACAACAATGGCGAAAAAGTTATAACAGAAATCTTTTTCACAAACCAGCCATTTACATCTCTATCAGTTTCTTCAAAGGAGGAAATTGAATTGAATAACCTCGTAATTAACCAATTAAATATAAACTAA
- a CDS encoding sugar porter family MFS transporter yields the protein MNKILIWSVTAALAGFLFGFDTVVISGADKQLQLLWHSSDAFHGSVVMAMALWGTVVGAIFGGIPTNKIGRKKTLFWIGILYFLSAIGAAFANDPFVFAAFRFIGGLGVGASTIAAPAYVSEIAPADKRGRLVALYQFNIVLGILIAFISNYFLKDIGENAWRWMIGVQAIPSFIYILFILTIPESPRWLLSKNRDEEARKVLFQIDPSADLKDIMDDSRENGVTKHENIFMKKYRFPLVLAFLIAFFNQFSGINAFLYYAPRIFEEAGLGQNTALLSSIGIGITNLIFTLIGVALIDKLGRKLLMYIGSIGYIISLGLVSAAFYFNWGGLSVPIFLFLFIASHAIGQGAVIWVFISEIFPNHIRASGQAFGSSVHWVLAAIIPSLIPMLFSEIGPEVVFLIFTLMMVLQLLFVIFLMPETKGVSLEVLSENLTKKNIKKNEIKETSTAGIL from the coding sequence ATGAACAAGATATTGATTTGGTCTGTTACTGCTGCACTGGCAGGTTTTCTATTCGGTTTTGATACCGTAGTTATTTCTGGAGCTGATAAACAGCTACAGCTTCTTTGGCATTCATCTGATGCTTTTCATGGATCTGTTGTTATGGCAATGGCACTTTGGGGAACAGTTGTAGGTGCCATTTTTGGTGGAATTCCAACCAATAAAATAGGTCGTAAAAAAACACTGTTCTGGATAGGAATTTTATACTTTCTTTCTGCTATTGGTGCTGCTTTTGCAAATGATCCATTTGTATTTGCTGCTTTCAGATTTATTGGAGGCTTGGGTGTTGGGGCTTCAACTATTGCGGCGCCGGCCTATGTTTCCGAAATTGCCCCGGCTGACAAACGCGGACGTTTAGTAGCGCTTTATCAGTTTAATATTGTACTTGGAATTTTAATTGCATTTATCTCCAACTACTTTTTAAAAGATATTGGAGAAAATGCCTGGCGTTGGATGATAGGAGTGCAGGCTATTCCTTCTTTTATTTACATTCTTTTTATACTTACAATTCCAGAGAGCCCAAGATGGTTATTATCTAAAAACCGAGATGAAGAGGCTCGTAAAGTGCTGTTTCAAATTGATCCGTCTGCTGACCTAAAAGACATCATGGATGATTCCAGAGAAAATGGTGTTACAAAACATGAAAATATCTTCATGAAGAAATACCGTTTTCCGTTAGTATTGGCTTTTTTAATTGCATTCTTTAACCAGTTTTCGGGAATCAATGCCTTTTTATATTATGCGCCAAGAATTTTTGAAGAAGCAGGTTTAGGACAAAATACGGCTTTATTAAGTAGCATCGGAATCGGAATTACGAATCTTATATTCACTTTAATCGGCGTAGCATTAATTGACAAATTAGGAAGAAAGTTGTTAATGTACATTGGTTCTATAGGATATATTATTTCTTTAGGATTGGTTTCTGCTGCCTTTTATTTCAATTGGGGAGGCTTATCTGTACCTATTTTCCTTTTCTTATTTATTGCTTCTCACGCCATTGGCCAAGGGGCAGTTATCTGGGTTTTTATTTCCGAAATTTTTCCAAATCACATTCGGGCTTCTGGACAGGCATTTGGGAGTTCAGTACATTGGGTTTTGGCAGCAATTATCCCATCTTTAATTCCGATGCTATTTTCAGAAATTGGCCCGGAAGTAGTATTCTTAATTTTTACATTGATGATGGTGCTGCAATTACTGTTCGTAATTTTTCTGATGCCCGAAACCAAAGGAGTTTCTTTAGAAGTATTAAGTGAAAATCTAACCAAAAAAAATATCAAAAAAAATGAGATCAAAGAAACATCTACCGCTGGCATTTTATAG